One region of Nitrospira sp. genomic DNA includes:
- a CDS encoding prepilin-type N-terminal cleavage/methylation domain-containing protein, which translates to MTRRSVLMSAKGFTLVESMVALVVLSIGVIGTIGMCEWAERGLQRGALTTTALALAESRLEAKRSVAWERLLMDDVDQDGIVESVMHDDGLQDDQTNGDGIFTASATQSNIRLVWTVELNRGHEPAGASLATIEARAIFRTMGGQEKEVRVRTIRANPRYVGLSVLS; encoded by the coding sequence GTGACGCGACGATCTGTGTTGATGAGTGCCAAAGGGTTCACCCTCGTGGAGAGCATGGTGGCGTTGGTGGTGCTGTCGATCGGCGTGATCGGGACAATCGGCATGTGCGAATGGGCTGAGCGAGGTCTGCAGCGCGGGGCGTTGACGACAACCGCGCTGGCGCTCGCTGAATCACGGCTGGAGGCCAAGCGGAGTGTGGCGTGGGAGCGGTTGTTGATGGACGACGTGGATCAAGACGGAATAGTGGAGTCCGTCATGCACGACGATGGCTTGCAGGATGATCAGACGAACGGCGACGGCATCTTCACGGCCAGTGCCACCCAGTCCAACATCCGGCTTGTCTGGACCGTGGAACTGAATCGCGGCCATGAGCCAGCCGGGGCGAGCCTGGCGACTATCGAGGCGCGCGCAATCTTCCGGACCATGGGAGGGCAGGAGAAAGAGGTTCGCGTTCGCACGATCCGGGCCAATCCTCGGTATGTCGGCCTGTCTGTGTTGTCATGA
- a CDS encoding prepilin peptidase translates to MIPYVTVLLFGAVIGSFLNVCIHRLPREESVAWPASRCPSCRQAIAFYDNIPIVSYLLLRGHCRACHVPIAIQYPVVEAANAIGYVLVFWTFGFTPAAWAYAALVSGLIVVTGTDLSHTMIPDAVTLPGIVIGLLCAVLILPIGLVDSMLGVLLGGGILWFLAWISPYVFGKEGMGGGDIKLMAMVGAFLGWQPVLLAIMIGSFLGSIVGVGLIAIGVMRREQYIPFGPFLAVGSILALLFHQPLLEWYWALIDIPQ, encoded by the coding sequence ATGATTCCATATGTGACGGTACTGCTATTCGGCGCAGTGATCGGCAGTTTTTTGAATGTCTGCATTCATCGCCTTCCGCGTGAAGAATCGGTTGCCTGGCCGGCTTCTCGCTGTCCCTCCTGCCGCCAGGCGATTGCTTTCTACGACAACATTCCGATTGTGAGTTATCTGCTTCTGCGGGGTCACTGCCGGGCCTGTCATGTGCCGATTGCGATCCAGTATCCAGTGGTGGAAGCGGCCAACGCGATCGGATACGTGCTGGTCTTTTGGACGTTCGGGTTTACGCCGGCGGCCTGGGCCTATGCGGCGCTCGTGTCCGGGCTAATCGTGGTGACGGGGACCGACCTCTCCCATACGATGATCCCGGACGCCGTTACCCTGCCGGGAATCGTCATCGGTCTGCTGTGTGCCGTCTTGATCCTTCCGATAGGACTTGTCGATTCCATGCTCGGTGTGTTGTTGGGCGGCGGGATCCTATGGTTTTTGGCGTGGATCAGTCCCTACGTGTTCGGGAAGGAAGGGATGGGGGGCGGGGATATCAAGCTGATGGCCATGGTCGGGGCCTTCCTCGGCTGGCAGCCGGTGTTGTTGGCGATTATGATCGGATCTTTTCTGGGGTCCATTGTCGGTGTCGGGCTCATCGCCATCGGGGTCATGCGGCGTGAGCAGTACATTCCATTCGGACCGTTCTTGGCAGTGGGATCAATCCTTGCCCTGTTGTTTCATCAGCCCCTGCTTGAGTGGTATTGGGCGCTGATCGACATTCCTCAGTAA
- a CDS encoding response regulator transcription factor, producing the protein MYMSPVAKTTKSRAKVSAPDPVLPLRKRRPEALTTREQEILELIWTGFKNKEIAQRLKISVKTVEAHRANMMKKIRVSNTAQLLKAAIQGKMLKLR; encoded by the coding sequence ATGTACATGTCGCCAGTCGCCAAGACCACGAAAAGTCGAGCCAAAGTATCCGCACCGGATCCTGTTCTTCCCCTTCGCAAACGACGTCCCGAAGCACTCACAACACGCGAACAGGAAATCCTCGAGTTGATTTGGACCGGATTCAAGAACAAGGAAATTGCTCAGCGGTTAAAAATCAGTGTCAAAACCGTTGAGGCGCATCGGGCGAATATGATGAAAAAGATCCGGGTTTCCAATACCGCCCAACTGCTCAAGGCCGCCATCCAGGGAAAAATGCTGAAGCTCCGGTGA
- a CDS encoding GspH/FimT family pseudopilin translates to MNERGGSLVELCTVVAIIGIVVGVSVPGWAALVAKHQQRAVMVEIASELRMARQLAMARHERIRVVVDAEQYELRTECMDCDTSLLRRYEFAHKGTAVESMTTKPEIMFQASGRSATATTMVLVDGRRATHQVTVSITGRVTLS, encoded by the coding sequence ATGAACGAACGTGGCGGGAGTCTTGTGGAGCTGTGTACGGTGGTCGCGATCATCGGGATTGTGGTGGGCGTGAGTGTGCCTGGATGGGCCGCCCTTGTCGCAAAACATCAACAGCGCGCGGTGATGGTGGAGATCGCATCGGAGTTGCGCATGGCCCGGCAATTGGCGATGGCGAGGCATGAGCGTATTCGAGTGGTCGTGGATGCGGAACAGTATGAATTGCGCACGGAATGCATGGACTGTGACACAAGCTTGCTGCGCCGGTATGAGTTCGCTCACAAAGGCACGGCGGTTGAGTCGATGACGACGAAACCGGAAATCATGTTTCAGGCCAGCGGTCGTTCGGCCACGGCGACGACCATGGTCCTGGTCGACGGTCGTCGTGCGACACATCAGGTCACGGTGAGCATCACCGGACGGGTGACCCTGTCATGA